From a region of the Coffea arabica cultivar ET-39 chromosome 3e, Coffea Arabica ET-39 HiFi, whole genome shotgun sequence genome:
- the LOC113736534 gene encoding large ribosomal subunit protein bL28c, with translation MATTITATIGGLAVGSQAVMAANRPLLKASMKAVGSELGFVTSQLNGIKISCDPNQFKLPSTALSVPFRPSLQPVAKRVCPLTGKKSNKANKVSHSNHKTKRLQFVNLQYKRVWWEAGKRYVKLRLSTKAMKTIEKNGLDAVAKKAGINLSKE, from the exons ATGGCTACAACTATTACAGCAACGATAGGAGGACTGGCAGTGGGCTCACAGGCAGTCATGGCTGCAAATAGGCCACTCCTCAAGGCTTCCATGAAAGCAGTGGGTTCAGAGCTGGGCTTTGTAACTTCCCAGTTGAATGGCATCAAGATTTCTTGCGATCCCAATCAGTTTAAGCTGCCTTCAACagccctttctgttccttttagGCCTTCTCTTCAGCCTGTGGCAA AGAGAGTGTGTCCCTTAACAGGAAAGAAATCCAACAAGGCAAACAAGGTATCTCATTCAAACCACAAGACAAAGAGATTACAGTTCGTGAATCTGCAGTACAAAAGAGTTTGGTGGGAGGCTGGGAAACGCTATGTTAAACTTCGCTTGTCAACTAAAGCTATGAAGACAATAGagaaaaatggattggatgctGTTGCCAAGAAGGCGGGGATCAATCTTAGCAAGGAATAA